Proteins encoded within one genomic window of Pristiophorus japonicus isolate sPriJap1 chromosome 11, sPriJap1.hap1, whole genome shotgun sequence:
- the cryaa gene encoding alpha-crystallin A chain yields the protein MDLAIQYPWFRRSLGSYYPSRLFDQFFGEGHFDYDLFPFFSSAMSPYYRQSVFRTFLDSGISEVRSEKDRFMINLNVKHFSPEELSVKVVDDYVEIHGKHTERQEDQGRVSREFHRTYRLPSNLDQSAITCSLSNEGLLTLCCPKIRSGDDSNWQDRPIPVSREEKQETQPEIRADP from the exons ATGGATCTTGCCATTCAGTACCCCTGGTTCAGGCGCTCTCTGGGATCATACTATCCAAGCCGCCTGTTTGATCAGTTTTTTGGAGAAGGTCATTTTGACTATGACCTCTTTCCATTCTTCTCTTCTGCCATGAGCCCCTACTACAGGCAGTCAGTGTTCCGGACCTTCCTGGACTCAGGCATTTCTGAG GTGCGCTCCGAGAAGGACCGATTTATGATTAACCTGAATGTCAAGCACTTCTCCCCCGAAGAGCTGAGTGTCAAGGTTGTTGATGACTATGTGGAGATCCATGGGAAGCACACGGAACGACAG GAGGACCAAGGCCGTGTTTCCCGTGAGTTTCACCGCACTTACCGTCTGCCCAGTAACCTGGACCAGTCGGCTATCACCTGCTCGCTGTCTAACGAAGGTTTACTGACCCTGTGCTGCCCTAAAATCCGATCAGGAGATGATTCAAACTGGCAAGATCGCCCCATCCCTGTGAGCCGTGAGGAGAAGCAGGAAACCCAGCCTGAGATTAGAGCGGATCCATGA